The following coding sequences lie in one Hippopotamus amphibius kiboko isolate mHipAmp2 chromosome 17, mHipAmp2.hap2, whole genome shotgun sequence genomic window:
- the LOC130840744 gene encoding cytochrome b5 domain-containing protein 1 → MPHRGLVAGPEYFQRRYFTPAEVAQHNQPEDLWVSYLGNVYDLTPLAQEYKGDLLLKPILEVAGQDISHWFDPDTRDIRKHIDPLTGSLRYRTPRGRFLHVPPQLPRSDWANDFGKPWWQESRYEVGRLSAKTRNIRIINTLTSQEHTLEVGALESMWEILHRYLPYNAHAASYTWKYEGKNLNMDYTLEENGIRDEEEEFDYLNMDSTLYTPAVLLYFNDDLTEL, encoded by the exons ATGCCACACCGGGGCCTAGTGGCCGGGCCAGAGTATTTTCAGCGTCGCTATTTCACGCCGGCCGAGGTGGCCCAACATAACCAGCCGGAAGACCTCTGGGTGTCTTACCTGGGAAACGTGTACGACCTAACGCCGTTGGCACAGGAGTACAAGG GAGACCTGCTGCTGAAACCCATCTTGGAAGTTGCGGGCCAGGACATCAGCCACTGGTTTGATCCAGACACCAGAGAC ATCCGCAAGCACATAGATCCACTGACCGGTTCCCTGAGATACCGCACCCCTCGGGGTCGCTTTCTGCACGTGCCGCCTCAGCTGCCCCGTTCGGACTGGGCCAATGATTTTGGGAAGCCTTGGTGGCAGGAATCGCGTTACGAGGTGGGGCGGCTGTCCGCCAAGACCCGGAATATCCGCATCATTAACACGCTCACGTCGCAAGAGCACACATTGGAG GTGGGGGCCCTGGAATCAATGTGGGAAATCCTACACCGCTATCTCCCCTATAATGCACATGCTGCCAGCTACACATGGAAATATGAAGGGAAGAACCTGAACATGGATTATACTCTGGAAGAGAATGGTATCCGGGATGAGGAGGAAGAATTTGATTATCTCAATATGGACAGTACACTCTACACACCTGCAGTACTGCTGTACTTCAATGATGACCTCACAGAGCTATAA
- the NAA38 gene encoding N-alpha-acetyltransferase 38, NatC auxiliary subunit isoform X2, with translation MAGAGPTMLLREENGCCSRRQSSSSAGDSDGEREDSPAARARQQLEALLNKTMRIRMTDGRTLVGCFLCTDRDCNVILGSAQEFLKPSDSFSAGEPRVLGLAMVPGHHIVSIEVQRESLAGPPYL, from the exons ATGGCCGGAGCTGGACCAACCATGCTGCTAAGAGAGGAGAATGGCTGTTGCAGCCGGCGTCAGAGCAGTTCCAGCGCCGGG GACTCAGACGGGGAGCGCGAGGACTCGCCGGCTGCGCGCGCTAGGCAGCAGCTGGAGGCGCTGCTCAACAAGACTATGCGCATTCGCATGACAGACGGACGGACACTGGTCGGTTGCTTCCTCTGCACCGACCGCGACTGCAATGTTATCCTGGGCTCGGCGCAGGAGTTCCTCAAGCCGTCGG ATTCCTTCTCTGCTGGGGAACCCCGTGTGCTGGGCCTGGCCATGGTACCTGGACACCACATCGTTTCTATTGAGGTGCAAAGAGAGAGCCTGGCGGGGCCTCCCTATCTCTGA
- the NAA38 gene encoding N-alpha-acetyltransferase 38, NatC auxiliary subunit isoform X1 has translation MAVAAGVRAVPAPGSARVLGLRGRRGARWGSEGGTAAPGSLWASCERPAVCRELWFRGRAAARAARSERLSRPAQDSDGEREDSPAARARQQLEALLNKTMRIRMTDGRTLVGCFLCTDRDCNVILGSAQEFLKPSDSFSAGEPRVLGLAMVPGHHIVSIEVQRESLAGPPYL, from the exons ATGGCTGTTGCAGCCGGCGTCAGAGCAGTTCCAGCGCCGGGGTCAGCTCGGGTTCTGGGATTGAGGGGCCGTCGGGGAGCAAGATGGGGGAGCGAAGGGGGAACTGCAGCTCCCGGCAGCCTCTGGGCTTCGTGTGAGCGCCCCGCGGTCTGTCGGGAGCTGTGGTTCCGCGGGCGGGCAGCAGCCCGGGCGGCGCGGTCTGAGCGCCTATCCCGCCCTGCGCAGGACTCAGACGGGGAGCGCGAGGACTCGCCGGCTGCGCGCGCTAGGCAGCAGCTGGAGGCGCTGCTCAACAAGACTATGCGCATTCGCATGACAGACGGACGGACACTGGTCGGTTGCTTCCTCTGCACCGACCGCGACTGCAATGTTATCCTGGGCTCGGCGCAGGAGTTCCTCAAGCCGTCGG ATTCCTTCTCTGCTGGGGAACCCCGTGTGCTGGGCCTGGCCATGGTACCTGGACACCACATCGTTTCTATTGAGGTGCAAAGAGAGAGCCTGGCGGGGCCTCCCTATCTCTGA
- the TMEM88 gene encoding transmembrane protein 88 codes for MADVPGAQRPVPGGGPEPRDPLDCWACAVLVTAQNLLVAAFNLLLLALVLGTILLPAVTMLGFGFLCHSQFLRSQAPPCTAHLRDPGFTALLVTGFLLLVPLLVLALASYRRLCLRLRLADCLVPYSRALYRRRGAPQPRQTRASPGPQAVPTSGKVWV; via the exons ATGGCGGATGTCCCCGGGGCGCAGCGACCGGTTCCCGGCGGCGGCCCAGAGCCCCGGGACCCCCTGGACTGCTGGGCCTGCGCCGTGTTGGTCACCGCCCAGAATCTGCTGGTGGCTGCCTTCAATCTTCTCCTGCTGGCGCTGGTGCTGGGGACCATCTTGCTGCCCGCTGTCACCATGCTAGGCTTTGGCTTCCTCTGCCACTCCCAG TTCTTGCGCTCCCAGGCACCCCCTTGCACCGCGCACCTGCGGGACCCGGGTTTCACAGCCCTGCTGGTCACCGGATTCCTGCTCCTCGTGCCGCTGCTCGTGCTTGCCCTGGCCAGCTACCGCCGCCTCTGCCTGCGCCTCCGCCTGGCCGATTGCCTCGTGCCTTACAGCCGAGCCCTCTATCGGCGCCGGGGCGCCCCGCAGCCGCGGCAAACCCGGGCCTCGCCAGGGCCCCAGGCCGTTCCAACATCAGGAAAGGTCTGGGTCTGA